The following coding sequences are from one Neurospora crassa OR74A linkage group I, whole genome shotgun sequence window:
- a CDS encoding alanyl-tRNA synthetase, with protein sequence MKSLVTNRLGLSLRWFSAYGPGTSGSRSCSGTRLPPAFKGLSHCSRTFHKYRGRTITRPIPPSSLENLRAVTTPCKSTKPLTTCTPTTPTATTTRTRTRTTLTTANSSTFPALERVSTGSAFSSSRLFSSSSSSSLVQSSTLPVMASDSQWTGVQVRKTFLDFFAERGHNVVPSSSVVPHNDPTLLFTNAGMNQFKPIFLGTIGKTEDMAQLKRAVDTQKCIRAGGKHNDLDDVGKDSYHHTFFEMLGNWSFGDYFKKEAIAWSWELLTKVYGLDPQRLYVTYFEGSPDLGLEPDLEAKNLWLEVGVPEDHIIPGNMKDNFWEMGDQGPCGPCSEIHYDKVGGGRNAAHLVNMDDPLVVEVWNIVFIQFDRQADKSLKSLPAKHIDTGMGFERLVSALQDKTSNYATDIFTPLFTKIQEVTGAREYTDKYGKDDVDGIDTAYRVIADHIRLLSFAIADGAAPNNVGRGYVVRRVLRRGVRYARKYFNAEIGTFFSKILPALVEQMGEQFPELVKKQTDIKEILDEEEVAFAVTLDRGEKQFEKYAALAIKSGEKKLSGADVWRLYDTFGFPEDLTKLMAEERGLTIDEAEVNEAREKAREASKAVKEAVQEFAKLNVHQIAELETALNIPRPNSDAKFLKGDTKGKVQLIFNGKEFLKSSKDLPAKTPLGLLLDNTNFYAESGGQVADTGRIIIDGVAEFKVLDVQEYGGYIVHNGFLEYGELTEGDEVVCEYDELRRQPIRNNHTGTHILNHSLREVLGDEINQKGSLVDQDKLRFDFSHKAAISLEDIKKIEDLSNHYIRQNLKAYSKDVDLDLAREIEGVRAVFGETYPNPVRVVSIGMEVDELLKNPKNPEWRKISVEFCGGTHVENTGLIKDLIIVEESGIAKGIRRIVAYTGEGAHQAQREAQVFNEKLNHINALAYGPQKAAEIKAAAVELDGLTISVLTKEELRTRFTKIQKEVVDEQKKRQKAESKTALDTVASHFQKDENKESKVFVGHLPISANAKAISDVITYYKTKDKERSVYVFAGSKDDQVMHGVYVGTALSSKGVTAEQWTSAVSAVIGGKTGGKEPSRQGAGAEPEKLEEAVKKAEEWLSEKLKDLSI encoded by the exons ATGAAGAGTCTTGTGACAAACAGGTTGGGATTGTCGTTGCGCTGGTTCTCTGCGTATGGGCCTGGAACCAGCGGGAGCAGGAGCTGCAGTGGCACGAGACTGCCCCCAGCCTTTAAGGGCTTGAGTCATTGCTCACGAACCTTCCACAAGTATCGCGGCAGGACTATTACTAGGCCGATCCCGCCCTCCTCGCTCGAGAATCTTCGAGCAGTCACCACGCCCTGCAAGTCCACGAAGCCGCTCACCACCTGCACCCCGACAACACCGACGGCCACCACGACCCGCACACGCACACGCACCACGCTCACTACGGCGAATTCCTCCACTTTCCCGGCCCTTGAGCGCGTTTCGACCGGATCCGCGTTTTCCTCCTCGCggctcttttcttcttcttcgtcgtcgtcacttGTTCAGTCTTCAACTCTGCCCGTCATGGCTTCTGATTCTCAGTGGACTGGTGTCCAGGTCCGCAAGACCTTTTTGGACTTTTTTGCAGAGCGGGGTCACAATGTCG TCCCCTCGTCGTCGGTCGTCCCTCACAATGACCCCACATTGCTATTCACAAATGCGGGCATGAATCAGTTCAAGCCCATCTTCCTGGGCACCATTGGCAAGACGGAGGATATGGCCCAGCTGAAGCGTGCGGTTGACACACAAAAG TGCATTCGCGCGGGTGGCAAACACAAT GATCTCGACGATGTCGGCAAGGACAGCTACCACCAC ACTTTCTTTGAGATGTTGGGCAACTGGTCTTTTGGCGATTACTTTAAGAAGGAGGCCATTGCGTGGTCTTGGGAGCTTCTGACAAAGGTCTATGGGCTGGACCCTCAGAGACTTTATGTCACATACTTCGAGGGCAGCCCAGACCTTGGTCTCGAGCCGGATCTCGAGGCCAAGAACCTCTGGCTCGAGGTTGGTGTTCCCGAGGACCACATTATCCCCGGTAACATGAAGGACAACTTCTGGGAGATGGGTGACCAGGGCCCTTGTGGTCCTTGCAGCGAAATCCACTACGACAAGGTTGGAGGCGGCCGGAATGCCGCCCACCTCGTCAATATGGACGACCCCTTGGTGGTTGAAGTCTGGAACATTGTCTTCATCCAGTTCGACAGACAGGCCGACAAGTCTCTCAAGTCTCTCCCTGCGAAGCACATCGATACCGGTATGGGCTTCGAGAGACTGGTATCTGCCCTCCAGGACAAAACCTCCAACTACGCCACCGATATCTTCACTCCTCTTTTCACCAAGATCCAGGAAGTTACCGGTGCCAGGGAATACACCGACAAGTATGGCAAGGACGACGTCGATGGTATCGATACCGCCTACCGTGTTATTGCCGACCATAtccgtcttctttctttcgccATTGCCGACGGCGCTGCTCCCAACAACGTCGGACGCGGCTATGTCGTTCGCCGTGTCCTCCGCAGAGGTGTCCGCTATGCCAGGAAGTACTTCAACGCTGAGATTGGtaccttcttctccaagaTCCTCCCCGCCTTGGTGGAGCAGATGGGCGAGCAGTTCCCTGAGCTTGTGAAGAAGCAGACCGACATCAAGGAGATccttgacgaggaggaggttgctTTCGCTGTCACCCTTGACCGAGGTGAGAAGCAGTTCGAGAAGTACGCTGCTCTTGCCATCAAGAGCGGTGAGAAGAAGCTTTCCGGTGCCGATGTCTGGAGACTTTACGACACATTCGGTTTCCCGGAGGATCTTACCAAGCTTATGGCTGAGGAGCGTGGCCTTACCATCGATGAGGCTGAGGTTAACGAGGCCCGCGAGAAGGCCAGAGAGGCTTCCAAGGCCGTCAAGGAGGCTGTCCAGGAATTCGCCAAGCTCAACGTTCACCAGATCGCTGAGCTCGAGACTGCTCTTAACATTCCCCGCCCCAACTCAGATGCCAAGTTCCTTAAGGGTGATACCAAGGGCAAGGTCCAGCTGATCTTCAACGGCAAGGAGTTCCTTAAGTCCAGCAAGGATCTTCCTGCCAAGACCCCACTTGGTCTCCTGCTCGACAACACCAACTTCTACGCCGAGTCCGGTGGTCAGGTCGCCGATACCGGCCGCATCATTATTGATGGCGTTGCCGAGTTCAAGGTCCTTGACGTTCAGGAGTATGGTGGTTACATTGTCCACAACGGTTTCCTCGAGTACGGTGAACTTACCGAGGGTGATGAGGTCGTTTGTGAATACGACGAGCTTCGCCGTCAGCCTATCCGCAACAACCACACTGGTACTCACATCCTGAACCACTCTCTGCGTGAGGTTCTTGGTGACGAGATCAACCAGAAGGGCTCGCTGGTCGACCAGGACAAGCTCCGTTTCGATTTCAGCCACAAGGCTGCTATTTCTCTGGAGGACATCAAAAAGATTGAGGATCTGTCCAACCACTACATTCGTCAGAACCTCAAGGCCTACTCCAAGGATGTCGATCTCGACCTTGCTCGCGAGATCGAGGGTGTCCGTGCCGTCTTCGGCGAGACCTACCCCAACCCCGTTCGCGTCGTCTCTATCGGCATGGAGGTTGACGAGCTGCTCAAGAACCCAAAGAACCCCGAGTGGCGCAAGATCAGCGTCGAGTTCTGCGGCGGTACTCACGTCGAAAACACCGGTCTGATTAAGGACCTGATCATTGTCGAGGAGAGCGGCATTGCCAAGGGCATCCGCCGTATCGTCGCCTACACCGGCGAGGGTGCCCACCAGGCCCAGCGCGAGGCTCAGGTCTTCAACGAGAAGCTCAACCATATCAATGCCCTCGCCTACGGCCCACAGAAGGCTGCCGAgatcaaggccgccgccgtcgagcTTGACGGTCTCACCATCTCCGTCCTTACCAAGGAGGAGCTCCGCACCCGCTTTACGAAGATTCAGAAAGAGGTCGTCGAcgagcagaagaagcgccAGAAAGCTGAGAGCAAGACTGCCCTCGACACCGTCGCCAGCCACTTCCAGAAGGACGAAAACAAGGAGTCCAAGGTGTTCGTTGGCCACCTTCCCATCTCCGCTAACGCCAAGGCCATCTCGGACGTTATCACCTACTACAAGACTAAGGACAAGGAGAGGTCCGTCTACGTCTTTGCTGGTAGCAAGGACGACCAAGTTATGCATGGTGTTTATGTCGGCACT GCCCTCTCTTCCAAGGGTGTTACCGCCGAGCAGTGGACATCGGCCGTCAGCGCCGTCATCGGAGGCAAGACTGGAGGCAAGGAGCCCAGTCGCCAAGGTGCCGGTGCCGAGCCCGAGAAACTCGAAGAGGCCGTCAAGAAGGCTGAGGAGTGGCTCTCTGAGAAGCTCAAAGATCTTAGCATctga